The following proteins come from a genomic window of Trifolium pratense cultivar HEN17-A07 linkage group LG4, ARS_RC_1.1, whole genome shotgun sequence:
- the LOC123923126 gene encoding pathogenesis-related thaumatin-like protein 3.5: MIMPKIVSWKLTSSFFVLFTLLTCSLSSIFTITNNCPYTIWPGTLAGAGTPALPSTGFQLDSGQAVKLTSAPGWSGRIWARTGCTFDATGIGKCQTGDCGGRLECDGNGAAPPTSLFEITIGQGDQQDYYDVSMVDGYNLPMLVLPRGVYGKSACNATGCVTDINRGCPKELQVVGDDIGYQGSVIGCKSACEAFGSDQYCCSGQFANPTTCQPSYYSTIFKKACPRAYSYAFDDGTSTFTCKAYEYDIIFCPTSNKITKPNGAFPPPPPPPSPSIGFPYERVQQDSSSSSVILPFQVSIFLLVATIFSVFIEKILPMI; the protein is encoded by the exons ATGATAATGCCAAAAATTGTATCTTGGAAACTCACAAGTtccttttttgttctttttactTTGTTAACTTGTTCTTTATCTAGCATATTCACCATAACCAACAATTGTCCGTATACGATATGGCCGGGGACACTCGCCGGTGCAGGCACACCGGCATTACCATCGACCGGATTCCAGCTTGACTCAGGTCAAGCTGTGAAACTAACAAGCGCGCCGGGATGGTCGGGTCGGATATGGGCGAGGACCGGTTGCACATTTGATGCAACAGGAATTGGGAAATGTCAAACAGGTGATTGTGGTGGAAGGCTTGAATGTGATGGGAATGGTGCAGCTCCACCTACTTCACTCTTTGAGATTACAATTGGTCAAGGTGATCAACAAGATTATTATGATGTTAGTATGGTTGATGGCTATAATCTACCAATGCTTGTTCTACCAAGAGGTGTATATGGTAAAAGTGCTTGTAATGCCACAGGTTGTGTGACTGATATCAACAGAG GTTGTCCAAAAGAACTTCAAGTAGTTGGTGATGATATTGGATACCAAGGTAGTGTAATTGGTTGTAAGAGTGCTTGTGAAGCATTTGGATCAGATCAGTACTGCTGCAGTGGACAATTTGCTAATCCAACAACATGCCAACCTTCCTATTATTCCACAATTTTCAAGAAGGCTTGTCCAAGAGCTTATAGCTATGCATTTGATGATGGCACCAGCACTTTCACTTGCAAAGCTTATGAATATGACATTATTTTCTGTCCTACCAGCAACAA GATTACAAAACCAAATGGTGCATTTCCTCCGCCGCCGCCGCCGCCATCACCATCAATTGGATTTCCTTATGAGAGGGTTCAGCAAGACAGTTCTTCTTCAAGTGTTATCTTGCCTTTTCAAGTGTCAATCTTTCTCTTAGTTGCCACAATATTCTCTGTGTTTATAGAAAAGATTTTACCAATGATTTGA